A stretch of Fusarium fujikuroi IMI 58289 draft genome, chromosome FFUJ_chr10 DNA encodes these proteins:
- a CDS encoding probable ATP-binding protein PRP16: MEIHESVIVGCRIKSLLWQSGNYACITIDEAHERTTNTDMLLALLKKLIHRRKDPKPVIMSATINLENGLQTKYVEEPPTCYDSAAVMLVKQFVANKRKGNVLVFLTSVRDIEKTCAMFRREVRGLKVLPMYSSLPKHAQDLATGGSTSQVTIVVDECASGLLVACTQPRVVAATGVATGVATLVAQKMDVPSGSIVGYKVRFDKQSSGATRLELLTNGLLLQQYAGHSTVETRLYHDQWRPRENDNTDILLALPKKPDFGKHVEARFNCRVGMGMLATALISKASARQRAGCAGRTQPGECIRLYTKEFHDLGMTSNSPAGIHMSDVSGQVLLLKSLGSQNVPQFDWNDSPHFEAYLRAIGELKDM; encoded by the exons ATGGAGATTCACGAAAGTGTCATTGTTGGATGTCGGATAAAAAGTCTGTTGTGGCAGAGTGGAAACTAC GCCTGTATCACGATAGATGAAGCTCATGAGCGAACGACAAATACCGACATGTTGcttgctcttctcaagaagctcattcaTCGGCGCAAAGACCCCAAA CCCGTCATCATGTCAGCCACAATCAACCTCGAGAA CGGCCTCCAAACTAAGTATGTCGAGGAGCCACCAACTTGTTACGACTCCGCCGCTGTGATGTTGGTCAAACAGTTCGTTGCCAACAAGCGCAAAGGGAATGTCCTTGTGTTCTTGACGTCGGTGCGGGATATCGAGAAGACCTGTGCCATGTTTCGACGAGAAGTGCGAGGCTTGAAGGTACTCCCAATGTACTCTTCACTCCCCAAGCATGCGCAAGATTTGGCCACTGGTGGTTCCACAAGTCAG GTCACCATCGTGGTTGATGAATGCGCAAGCGGCCTGCTTGTGGCTTGTACCCAACCGCGAGTAGTCGCAGCAACCGGTGTCGCAACTGGTGTCGCAACCCTTGTTGCTCAAAAGATGGACGTGCCTTCGGGCAGCATTGTCGGATACAAAGTCAGATTCGACAAGCAAAGCTCAGGCGCTACGCGTCTCGAACTCCTTACGAATGGCCTCTTACTCCAGCAATATGCTGGCCATTCCACTGTCGAAACAC GCCTGTATCATGATCAATGGAGGCCACGAGAGAACGACAATACCGACATTCTGCTTGCCCTTCCCAAGAAGCCTGATTTTGGCAAGCATGTGGAGGCGAGATTCAACTGCCGGGTAGGCATGGGTATGCTGGCTACTGCTCTTATATCAAAAGCCTCTGCGCGACAGCGAGCAGGATGCGCTGGGCGAACCCAGCCCGGCGAATGCATTCGCCTGTACACCAAAGAGTTCCACGATCTCGGAATGACCAGCAACTCCCCCGCTGGCATTCACATGAGCGATGTATCAGGTCAAGTCTTGCTTCTCAAATCGTTGGGATCTCAAAATGTCCCTCAATTCGATTGGAACGATTCGCCTCACTTTGAGGCATATTTGCGGGCAATTGGAGAGCTCAAGGACATGTGA
- a CDS encoding related to Y.lipolytica GPR1 protein and Fun34p has protein sequence MTTKSIEEIRSHSPSPSAPGLGQCIGNPSPLAMGTFATTLLTLSLSMMGFRGVETQTIFIGNLCFAAGLCMFVSAQWEMARGNTFGYSALSAYAVFYGGYGVILCPSLGVLDSYGGPTPEYHNALGFYVLIWAVLTLFFMLGSAPINLVSFGIFTTIFFCFTLDAASNFAHADGKVEVAKNLMKAAGVFGFVSGLLGYYSCAAAMCADALPFELPCGDTSRFFKKTRKQL, from the exons ATGACCACTAAGAGTATTGAAGAGATCCGTTCTCACTCACCGAGCCCTTCAGCTCCGGGTTTAGGCCAATGCATCGGCAATCCT TCCCCATTGGCTATGGGCACCTTTGCCACTACGCTTCTcactttgtctttgtctaTGATGGGCTTCCGTGGAGTTGAGACCCAGACAATCTTCATCGGCAACCTTTGCTTCGCCGCTGGCCTTTGCATGTTTGTCTCTGCTCAGTGGGAGATGGCCCGTGGTAACACCTTCGGCTACTCTGCCTTAAGCGCCTATG CTGTTTTCTATGGTGGTTACGGCGTCATACTGTGCCCATCTCTTGGTGTCCTTGACTCTTATGGCGGACCGACACCCGAGTATCACAACGCATTGGGATTCTACGTTCTGA TTTGGGCAGTCTTGACACTGTTTTTCATGCTTGGATCAGCTCCCAT TAATCTGGTTTCATTTGGAATTTTTACCACTatcttcttttgcttcacCCTTGACGCGGCGTCCAACTTCGCCCATGCTGATGGAAAGGTTGAGGTTGCGAAGAACCTCATGAAAGCTGCCGGTGTCTTTGGCTTTGTCTCCGGTCTCTTGGGATATTACAGCTGTGCAGCCGCTATGTGCGCTGATGCACTTCCATTTGAGCTGCCTTGCGGGGACACATCAagattcttcaagaagactcGCAAACAATTGTAA